In Nitrosophilus alvini, the following are encoded in one genomic region:
- a CDS encoding HD domain-containing phosphohydrolase has product MKRFFLLLIIYVSVLFPQEYKSLKVCIYEDWPLYYYDEKEGPKGLFVDLLEKIAEKEKFSLEYFPSTLDGCLKGLRKKKFDLLCAVTQTHDRLQYASFAKEKIIENWAVVYAKEKTGIHNIPDLDNRVVALLKGDAYNDKFFSLIREFDIDPKIVYAHSYDEIFTLIDENRVDAGVATRLLFYKIHDKYPSIVATPIIFSPIKLTFAAPKDKKELLNVIDKNIRILKNNAGSEFKRLLEKHLSVTVMEKIPKWVYSVFGIFLIFASVLFLFNLYLKREVDKRTSLYKKEKEKAVKSYKKEAYLRSVINTVRNINQILIENENIDTILKKVCEELAGNIHYKLAWIGIPDGNSVKVAYKSTDNTGYLENSFRVDINPESKFSKGPTGTAYLTKKTVIENTQEDNNFEPWKERAQKSGFTYCMATPLKYKDKLIFGVLTVYTDNKEGFKKEEIAMLEELAGDIGFVLYHHKLAEDKERLLNESLKSYKEIARSMIELIEARDPYTAGHSKRVAMYSEMLAKELGLDVSSIKKLTEAAYLHDIGKIETPDTILLKPGKLNDIEYSIIKKHPETGYKVLSSISKFKELAEIVLYHHERCNSSGYPYGIGCSEIPFLSKILAVADAFDGMTTDRIYKPRKNLENALKELEKAKGILFDEKVVEAALKVFKDVSLQQKIDQLPKSRLEEERFAYFFKDQLTNTYNIKYLEIIFAREETIDRFSYLYLFSLHKFTLFNKTHGWRSGNEFLIKTAEKISSFFNTEKIFRYKGDSFIVLSDKEIEIDTDSMKKLLNIEEAGLELSVKVYNLKKLNINSMDKLHRQILYG; this is encoded by the coding sequence ATGAAGAGGTTTTTTTTACTGCTCATCATATATGTTTCGGTACTCTTTCCGCAAGAGTATAAATCTTTGAAAGTATGTATATATGAAGACTGGCCTCTTTATTATTATGATGAAAAAGAGGGGCCCAAAGGCCTTTTTGTTGATCTGCTCGAAAAGATAGCGGAAAAAGAAAAGTTCTCTTTAGAATATTTTCCTTCTACGCTTGACGGATGTCTGAAAGGACTTCGTAAGAAAAAATTTGATCTGTTATGTGCGGTAACACAAACTCATGACCGCTTACAGTATGCTTCCTTTGCAAAAGAGAAGATCATTGAAAACTGGGCTGTTGTATATGCAAAAGAGAAAACCGGTATTCATAATATACCTGATCTTGATAATAGAGTTGTTGCCCTTTTGAAAGGGGACGCTTATAATGACAAGTTTTTTTCTCTCATCCGTGAATTCGATATTGATCCAAAGATTGTCTATGCACACAGCTATGACGAAATATTTACTCTTATAGATGAAAACAGAGTGGATGCCGGTGTAGCTACAAGACTTCTGTTTTATAAAATTCATGATAAATACCCTTCTATTGTAGCGACTCCGATTATTTTCAGTCCTATAAAACTTACGTTTGCCGCCCCGAAAGATAAAAAAGAGTTGCTAAATGTGATAGATAAAAATATTCGTATATTAAAAAACAATGCAGGTTCTGAATTTAAAAGACTGCTTGAAAAACATCTATCGGTTACCGTAATGGAGAAGATTCCGAAATGGGTATATTCGGTTTTCGGAATATTTCTTATTTTTGCGTCAGTTCTTTTTTTGTTTAACCTCTATCTGAAAAGAGAAGTGGACAAAAGGACTTCTCTGTATAAGAAAGAGAAAGAAAAGGCTGTTAAAAGTTACAAAAAAGAAGCATATTTAAGGTCTGTTATAAATACTGTTAGAAATATAAACCAGATTCTGATTGAAAATGAAAATATAGATACTATATTAAAAAAAGTTTGTGAGGAACTGGCGGGTAATATCCATTATAAGCTTGCGTGGATCGGCATACCGGATGGAAATTCGGTAAAAGTTGCATATAAATCAACAGACAATACAGGCTATTTGGAAAATAGTTTTCGGGTAGATATTAATCCTGAATCAAAATTTTCCAAAGGACCAACCGGAACGGCTTATTTGACAAAAAAGACCGTTATTGAGAATACGCAGGAAGACAACAATTTCGAGCCCTGGAAAGAGAGGGCACAAAAAAGCGGATTTACCTACTGTATGGCAACGCCGTTGAAATATAAGGACAAACTGATCTTTGGTGTCTTAACGGTCTATACCGATAACAAAGAGGGGTTTAAAAAAGAGGAGATAGCGATGCTCGAAGAGCTCGCTGGAGATATAGGATTTGTTCTGTATCATCACAAGCTTGCTGAAGATAAAGAGAGATTATTGAATGAGAGTCTTAAAAGCTATAAAGAGATAGCAAGATCCATGATAGAACTGATCGAAGCCAGAGATCCTTACACCGCCGGTCACTCAAAAAGAGTAGCTATGTATAGTGAAATGCTGGCAAAAGAGCTGGGATTGGACGTTAGCTCTATAAAAAAATTGACAGAAGCCGCTTATTTGCATGATATAGGCAAGATAGAGACTCCGGATACGATTTTGCTGAAACCCGGAAAGTTGAATGATATAGAGTACAGCATAATAAAAAAACATCCCGAAACGGGATATAAAGTATTGTCTTCAATATCAAAGTTTAAAGAGCTTGCCGAAATAGTTCTATATCATCACGAAAGATGTAACAGCAGTGGATACCCTTACGGTATCGGCTGTTCTGAAATTCCGTTTTTGTCAAAGATACTCGCCGTAGCTGATGCTTTTGACGGAATGACAACCGATAGAATTTATAAGCCTAGAAAAAATCTTGAAAACGCCCTAAAAGAGCTTGAAAAGGCAAAGGGCATTCTGTTTGACGAGAAAGTGGTCGAAGCTGCTTTAAAAGTTTTTAAAGATGTTTCACTCCAGCAAAAAATAGATCAATTGCCGAAAAGCAGGCTTGAAGAAGAGAGATTTGCCTATTTTTTCAAAGACCAACTGACAAATACTTACAATATAAAATATCTTGAAATTATTTTTGCAAGAGAGGAGACAATAGACAGATTTTCTTATCTATATCTTTTTTCACTTCATAAATTTACACTTTTCAATAAAACACATGGCTGGAGATCAGGTAATGAATTTCTTATAAAAACTGCAGAAAAAATATCCTCTTTTTTTAATACGGAAAAGATTTTTAGATATAAAGGGGATAGTTTTATTGTTTTGTCGGATAAAGAGATTGAAATCGATACGGATAGTATGAAAAAATTACTGAACATTGAAGAGGCGGGGCTTGAGCTTTCAGTAAAAGTTTACAATCTGAAAAAACTCAACATAAACTCAATGGATAAGCTTCATCGGCAGATACTATACGGATAA
- the nth gene encoding endonuclease III, whose protein sequence is MKKATKKEIEEIKKRLIEHYPQAKTELHYKNLYQLLVAVILSAQCTDKRVNMITPALFEKYPDIDSLAEADVEDVKELIKTCSFFNNKAKNLVAMAKMVKEKFNGKIPEDEKELVKLPGVGQKTAHVVMIEYFGKNLMAVDTHVFRVSHRLGLSDAKTAKKTEEDLVKAFKTDLSAVHQAMVLFGRYICKAKNPKCDECFLTEFCKSKDNFKAS, encoded by the coding sequence TTGAAAAAAGCGACAAAAAAAGAGATAGAAGAGATAAAAAAAAGACTTATAGAACACTATCCGCAGGCAAAGACTGAACTGCATTACAAAAATCTGTATCAACTGCTCGTTGCCGTAATACTCTCGGCACAGTGTACCGACAAGAGAGTAAATATGATAACACCGGCTCTTTTTGAAAAATATCCCGATATAGACTCTTTGGCCGAAGCAGACGTAGAGGATGTAAAAGAGCTGATCAAAACCTGTTCATTTTTCAACAACAAAGCAAAAAATCTTGTCGCAATGGCAAAAATGGTGAAAGAAAAGTTTAACGGCAAAATTCCGGAAGATGAAAAAGAGTTGGTAAAACTCCCGGGTGTAGGACAAAAAACCGCTCATGTGGTTATGATAGAATATTTTGGCAAAAATCTGATGGCTGTGGATACACATGTATTCAGAGTTTCACACAGACTCGGACTAAGCGATGCAAAAACGGCAAAAAAAACGGAAGAGGATCTGGTAAAGGCTTTCAAAACGGATCTAAGCGCCGTTCATCAGGCAATGGTACTTTTTGGAAGATACATATGCAAAGCGAAAAATCCCAAATGTGACGAGTGTTTTTTAACAGAATTTTGCAAAAGCAAGGATAATTTCAAAGCCAGCTAA
- a CDS encoding YebC/PmpR family DNA-binding transcriptional regulator — protein MAGHNKWSKVKHIKAKEDAKKGKLFTKAVRDIMTAVRDGGPNPETNAALRLAIERAKAVSMPQDNIKRAIDKASGNLPGVKYEEITYEGYGPGGVAIMVECLTDNKNRTVAAVRHAFSKAGGSLGTSGSVAWMFDKKGVITVERGEKDDEVMESALESGASDILEFDEVLVIECEPSDFNELLKSVEETGVNILESSVGLVANNEMEVDDATAEKVERLIDVLEENDDVQNVYHNMK, from the coding sequence ATGGCAGGTCATAATAAATGGTCCAAAGTTAAACATATAAAAGCAAAAGAGGATGCGAAAAAAGGCAAACTCTTTACAAAAGCCGTAAGAGATATCATGACCGCCGTCAGAGACGGGGGACCCAATCCCGAGACGAATGCGGCCTTGAGACTTGCGATAGAGAGGGCGAAAGCCGTATCTATGCCACAGGACAACATAAAAAGAGCTATCGACAAGGCGAGCGGAAACCTTCCTGGAGTGAAATACGAAGAGATTACTTATGAGGGCTACGGTCCGGGAGGAGTCGCGATAATGGTAGAGTGTCTGACGGATAACAAAAATAGAACCGTCGCAGCGGTAAGACATGCATTCAGCAAGGCGGGCGGAAGTCTTGGGACAAGCGGAAGCGTTGCATGGATGTTTGATAAAAAAGGTGTTATAACCGTTGAAAGAGGCGAGAAAGACGATGAAGTGATGGAGAGTGCACTTGAAAGCGGCGCATCCGATATTCTTGAATTTGATGAAGTATTGGTAATAGAGTGCGAGCCTTCGGATTTTAATGAACTGCTGAAATCTGTTGAAGAGACAGGCGTCAATATACTTGAGAGCAGTGTGGGGCTTGTAGCGAACAATGAGATGGAAGTCGATGATGCTACGGCCGAAAAAGTTGAAAGACTTATAGATGTATTGGAAGAAAACGATGATGTCCAGAATGTTTATCATAATATGAAATAA
- a CDS encoding peptidylprolyl isomerase — MRKILLKSILAASLIAGVANASEVVAVVNGKEITKQDVNQLLKAMPGLSFEKLTPELKQKVIDQAIERELLKQYAKKSGIEKDEEYKKALAKIKDDLAVEVWMKKQYDSITVSDKEAKEFYNKNIDKFSRPQQVHARHILVKDEAEAKKIIEELKKTPKDKLKEKFIELARTKSIGPSGKNGGDLGWFGKGQMVKPFSDAAFALKKGEITTSPVKTQFGYHIIYLEDKKEAGKIPFEDVKNKIKSELKMEKFQEIVSKKAQELKKSAKIEKKI, encoded by the coding sequence ATGAGAAAAATTTTGTTAAAAAGCATATTGGCGGCTTCACTTATAGCGGGAGTTGCAAACGCATCCGAAGTGGTTGCCGTAGTTAACGGAAAAGAGATAACAAAACAGGATGTGAACCAGCTTCTAAAAGCGATGCCGGGATTGTCATTTGAAAAACTGACACCAGAGTTGAAGCAAAAAGTAATTGATCAGGCGATAGAAAGGGAACTTCTTAAACAGTATGCCAAAAAGAGCGGCATAGAAAAAGATGAAGAGTATAAAAAAGCTCTTGCCAAAATAAAAGACGATCTGGCTGTAGAAGTATGGATGAAAAAGCAGTATGACTCCATAACCGTAAGCGATAAGGAAGCCAAAGAGTTTTACAACAAAAATATAGACAAATTTTCAAGACCGCAGCAGGTGCATGCGAGACATATCCTTGTAAAAGATGAAGCTGAGGCAAAAAAGATAATCGAAGAGCTCAAAAAGACTCCCAAAGACAAGCTCAAAGAAAAATTTATAGAACTTGCCAGAACAAAATCAATCGGACCGAGCGGCAAAAACGGAGGAGATCTGGGATGGTTTGGAAAAGGACAGATGGTAAAACCTTTCAGTGACGCCGCATTTGCACTTAAAAAAGGCGAAATAACCACATCACCTGTAAAAACGCAGTTCGGGTACCATATCATCTATCTTGAAGATAAAAAAGAGGCCGGAAAAATACCGTTTGAAGATGTAAAAAACAAAATCAAATCTGAACTTAAGATGGAGAAATTCCAGGAAATTGTTTCCAAAAAGGCTCAGGAGCTTAAGAAGAGCGCAAAAATAGAGAAGAAAATATAA
- the fbaA gene encoding class II fructose-bisphosphate aldolase gives MGVMSFLKPGVVTGDDLTRLFDYAKEHEFALPAINVVGTNSVNAVMEAAREANSPVIIQLSNGGAHFYAGKGLDNENQKAAILGAVSAAKHVHILAEAYGIAVVLHTDHAARKLLPWIDGLLAASEEYYKTHSKPLFSSHMIDLSEEPLEENLSTCEKYLERMSKIGMTLEIELGVTGGEEDGVDNTGIDNARLYTQPEEVAEAYERLSRISDKFTIAASFGNVHGVYKPGHVKLEPVILKNSQEYIKEKFGLKEEKPVRFVFHGGSGSELSKIHEAISYGVVKMNIDTDTQWAFWEGVKGYTEKYHDYLQSQIGNPEGEDKPNKKYYDPRKWLREGEKSMVKRVIKAYEDLNALNRN, from the coding sequence ATGGGGGTGATGAGTTTTCTAAAGCCCGGTGTTGTTACCGGCGATGATCTGACCCGGCTTTTTGATTATGCAAAAGAGCATGAGTTCGCATTGCCGGCCATCAACGTGGTAGGAACCAACTCTGTCAACGCCGTAATGGAAGCTGCACGCGAAGCCAATTCACCGGTAATCATTCAGCTCAGCAACGGCGGAGCCCATTTTTATGCAGGCAAAGGTCTTGATAACGAAAATCAAAAAGCTGCAATCCTGGGAGCTGTATCTGCGGCAAAGCATGTACATATACTTGCCGAAGCGTATGGCATCGCTGTAGTTCTGCATACCGATCATGCTGCAAGAAAACTGCTACCCTGGATAGACGGTCTTCTGGCTGCAAGCGAGGAGTACTATAAAACACACTCAAAACCGCTTTTCAGCTCTCATATGATAGACCTTTCCGAAGAGCCTCTGGAAGAGAATCTAAGCACATGCGAAAAGTATCTTGAGAGAATGAGCAAAATAGGAATGACCCTCGAAATAGAACTGGGTGTGACCGGAGGGGAAGAAGACGGCGTGGATAACACAGGTATAGACAATGCAAGACTCTATACGCAGCCCGAAGAGGTGGCTGAAGCCTATGAAAGACTCAGCCGTATCAGCGACAAATTCACGATAGCCGCTTCTTTTGGAAATGTTCATGGTGTCTATAAACCGGGACACGTAAAACTTGAGCCGGTTATTTTGAAAAATTCCCAGGAGTATATAAAAGAGAAATTTGGACTTAAAGAAGAGAAACCGGTAAGATTTGTATTTCACGGAGGCAGTGGAAGCGAGCTTTCAAAAATACACGAAGCCATCAGTTACGGCGTGGTAAAAATGAATATAGATACCGATACTCAATGGGCATTCTGGGAAGGTGTAAAAGGATATACCGAAAAATATCACGACTATCTGCAGAGTCAGATAGGAAATCCTGAAGGCGAAGACAAGCCTAACAAAAAATACTATGACCCGAGAAAATGGCTCAGAGAAGGTGAAAAATCTATGGTAAAAAGGGTCATAAAGGCATACGAAGACCTTAATGCTCTTAACAGAAATTGA
- a CDS encoding 1-aminocyclopropane-1-carboxylate deaminase/D-cysteine desulfhydrase: MLLTEIDNSPVHEALFEGRPFFIKRDDLIHPHFSGNKARKFHFFLKNDFPNIKKVVSFGSMQSNAMYSLSVLAKMKGWKFEYYARINKKLLENPTGNLKAALENGMKLIDIKEWRFDAGDINLLSEIKIIGDSLIIPEGGRCQEAEYGIKILAKEIIEWAKEKNIEKLNIFLPSGTGTTALYLKKNLCDIHYPVFNVYTAACVGDGKYLKEQFFSLEEERYHPAIVEPPKKYRYAGLYRELYEIWYELKNETGIEFDLLYDPVGWKALLNSSLLTCDLPLLYIHQGGLKGNESMRQRYEEKFGKIALKREKGMR, from the coding sequence ATGCTCTTAACAGAAATTGACAATTCACCCGTTCATGAGGCTCTCTTTGAGGGCCGCCCTTTTTTTATAAAACGAGACGACCTTATTCATCCTCACTTCAGCGGTAACAAAGCGAGAAAATTTCACTTCTTTTTAAAAAATGATTTCCCCAATATCAAAAAAGTTGTCTCTTTCGGTTCTATGCAGTCAAATGCCATGTATTCTCTGTCGGTACTTGCAAAAATGAAAGGATGGAAGTTCGAATACTATGCCCGAATAAATAAAAAACTTCTGGAAAATCCTACCGGAAATCTAAAGGCCGCTCTTGAAAACGGGATGAAGTTGATAGATATCAAAGAGTGGAGATTTGACGCAGGGGATATAAATCTTTTGAGTGAAATTAAAATTATCGGTGATTCTTTGATCATTCCTGAAGGCGGAAGATGTCAAGAGGCTGAATATGGCATAAAGATTCTGGCAAAAGAGATAATTGAATGGGCAAAAGAAAAAAATATCGAAAAACTGAATATCTTTTTGCCTTCAGGTACCGGAACAACAGCTTTATATCTGAAAAAGAATCTTTGTGATATTCATTATCCGGTCTTCAATGTCTATACTGCTGCTTGTGTTGGTGACGGCAAATATCTGAAAGAGCAATTTTTCTCTCTGGAAGAAGAGAGATATCATCCCGCTATTGTCGAACCTCCCAAAAAATACAGATATGCCGGACTTTACAGAGAACTTTATGAAATCTGGTATGAGCTTAAAAATGAGACCGGTATAGAGTTTGATCTGCTTTATGACCCGGTAGGCTGGAAAGCTCTTTTGAACTCTTCGCTTCTGACCTGTGACTTACCGCTTCTTTATATCCATCAGGGCGGCCTCAAAGGTAATGAGAGTATGAGGCAAAGATATGAGGAAAAATTTGGTAAAATAGCCTTAAAAAGAGAAAAAGGCATGAGATGA
- the hisD gene encoding histidinol dehydrogenase: MKILNSEDKNFQSEFQEILERAKVDIKNVTSIVNDILDDIKTRGNEALKEHISRFDGWIPKSDEELEVDPALMKEAYEQMDEKLKSALHIAYDRIKAFHEKQMPKSWIDFEENGTILGQKVTPVDRAGLYIPGGKAAYPSSLLMNAIPAIVAGVEDIVVTTPTPNNEINSLLLAACHLCGIKKVFKVGGASAIAALAYGTQTIPKVDVITGPGNIFVATAKKMVYGDVNIDMIAGPSEIGIIADDGANPKYIAIDLLSQAEHDEMASSILITTSENIAKETAKEVESFLKTLSRREIAQKSIETRGAIIVAKDMRECVRLMNEIAPEHLEVMTKAPFELLPLIKHAGAIFLGENTPEPIGDYMAGPNHTLPTGSTAKFYSPLNVEHFLKKSSIISFSKNAIDELGEATALLAHTEGLEAHAKSVEIRLERK, encoded by the coding sequence ATGAAAATTCTAAATTCGGAAGATAAAAATTTTCAAAGCGAGTTTCAGGAGATTTTAGAGAGAGCGAAAGTAGATATAAAAAACGTAACTTCTATCGTCAACGATATTTTAGATGATATAAAGACAAGAGGAAACGAAGCGCTTAAAGAGCATATTTCCCGATTTGACGGCTGGATACCAAAAAGCGATGAAGAGCTTGAAGTAGACCCTGCATTGATGAAAGAAGCGTATGAGCAGATGGATGAAAAACTAAAATCGGCTCTTCATATCGCTTATGACAGGATTAAAGCTTTTCATGAAAAACAGATGCCGAAATCCTGGATAGATTTTGAAGAGAACGGCACGATTCTGGGACAAAAAGTCACTCCCGTAGACAGGGCAGGTCTCTATATCCCCGGAGGAAAGGCGGCATATCCGAGCTCTCTTTTGATGAACGCGATTCCGGCTATCGTAGCGGGGGTGGAAGATATCGTAGTCACTACTCCCACTCCAAACAACGAGATAAACTCTCTTTTGCTTGCCGCATGTCATCTGTGCGGCATAAAAAAAGTCTTTAAAGTAGGCGGAGCGAGTGCGATTGCCGCTCTTGCCTACGGGACACAGACCATTCCGAAAGTGGATGTTATAACAGGTCCGGGAAACATTTTTGTAGCGACTGCAAAAAAAATGGTTTACGGAGATGTGAATATCGATATGATAGCAGGCCCCAGCGAGATAGGAATTATCGCGGACGATGGTGCAAATCCAAAATATATAGCGATAGATCTCCTTAGTCAGGCCGAACATGACGAAATGGCCAGCTCCATACTTATAACGACTTCCGAAAATATAGCAAAAGAGACGGCAAAAGAGGTGGAGAGTTTTTTAAAAACCCTTTCCAGACGCGAAATCGCACAAAAATCGATAGAGACAAGGGGAGCTATAATTGTGGCAAAAGATATGAGGGAGTGTGTCAGGCTTATGAATGAAATCGCTCCTGAACACCTTGAAGTTATGACAAAAGCGCCTTTTGAACTGCTTCCTCTAATAAAACATGCAGGTGCGATATTTTTGGGTGAAAATACCCCCGAACCCATAGGCGACTATATGGCTGGACCAAATCATACTCTTCCTACCGGAAGTACTGCAAAGTTTTACTCCCCCCTTAATGTGGAGCATTTTCTTAAAAAATCTTCCATTATCTCTTTTAGCAAAAATGCCATTGATGAACTCGGCGAGGCGACAGCTCTGCTTGCTCATACAGAAGGACTTGAGGCGCATGCGAAATCTGTAGAAATAAGACTCGAAAGAAAATAG
- a CDS encoding DUF2231 domain-containing protein, whose translation MELMQLHPPIVHFAVVLPIVALVFELLALVKKNKIYSDISTVTLIVTVFFVVAAFITGKAAGSEAYILLSKEGQEELLEHKALGTYLMIASIFMVILKIAVSKMNRKALNILFIAFLFVYVGATLKQGKDGGELVYEYAANVECPEDEDL comes from the coding sequence ATGGAACTCATGCAGTTGCATCCGCCAATTGTGCATTTTGCGGTTGTCTTGCCGATAGTGGCTTTGGTATTTGAGCTTTTGGCTCTTGTCAAAAAAAATAAAATATATAGCGATATATCCACCGTTACGCTTATAGTGACTGTTTTTTTTGTTGTAGCCGCATTTATAACGGGCAAAGCCGCCGGAAGCGAGGCGTATATACTGCTCAGCAAAGAGGGGCAAGAAGAGCTTTTGGAACATAAAGCCCTTGGAACTTACCTTATGATAGCTTCAATCTTTATGGTAATACTCAAAATAGCTGTTTCAAAAATGAATCGTAAAGCGCTGAATATTCTTTTTATAGCTTTTCTTTTTGTTTATGTGGGGGCTACCTTGAAACAGGGCAAAGACGGCGGGGAGCTTGTTTATGAGTATGCCGCAAACGTAGAGTGCCCGGAAGATGAAGACCTCTAA
- a CDS encoding inorganic phosphate transporter yields the protein MDLKAYPEVKRAKKFDVKDAGRILISLLFIAGIMIYVSMNSAGLPNSTLLIVAAIFGGYMAMNIGANDVANNVGPAVGSGALSLMGAIFLAAVFEAMGALIAGGDVVGTIKKGIIDPALINNADVFIWLMMAALLSAAIWLNLATAMGAPVSTTHSIVGGVMGAGIAAAGFAIVSWGTMGKIAASWVISPVLGGVIAASFLFAIKKTIIFQEDKITAAKKWIPLYVALMSWAFVTYLTIKGLKKVWPDIVAFVNSIIAILPVTKKPPFLVALIFGFFVSVAVFFYVKRYIYKKSSNLENSRESIGRLFNVPLIFAAALLSFAHGANDVANAIGPLAGINDAIMSGEIAKKAEIPMWVMIVGAVGISLGLALYGPKLIKTVGSEITELDQMRAFCIALAAAITVIIASQLGLPVSSTHIAVGGVFGVGFLREYLMRLENKDEELKESIQQVHLDTEMEKLNEYERALESLGDLKKADPFVVKALIEKINREKEVIANIVNGEIKLTKIEKKALKVVKKHQLVKRSALKMIVAAWLITVPAAATLAAMFFFMLRGILLP from the coding sequence ATGGATCTCAAAGCTTATCCCGAAGTCAAAAGGGCTAAAAAGTTTGATGTAAAAGATGCCGGTAGAATATTGATAAGTCTTCTGTTTATCGCGGGAATCATGATATATGTCTCCATGAATTCCGCCGGTCTTCCAAACAGTACGCTTCTTATCGTTGCCGCGATATTCGGCGGCTATATGGCGATGAACATCGGCGCGAACGATGTTGCGAACAACGTGGGTCCGGCAGTGGGCTCCGGGGCTCTGTCGCTGATGGGCGCTATATTTCTTGCCGCCGTTTTTGAAGCCATGGGGGCTCTGATAGCGGGAGGAGACGTTGTGGGCACCATAAAAAAAGGTATTATCGATCCGGCTCTCATAAACAATGCGGATGTATTTATATGGCTGATGATGGCGGCTCTGCTCTCCGCCGCGATATGGCTCAATCTCGCAACCGCCATGGGCGCTCCCGTCTCAACCACGCACTCTATCGTGGGCGGTGTTATGGGCGCGGGGATCGCAGCTGCCGGATTTGCCATAGTCTCCTGGGGAACCATGGGCAAAATCGCCGCTTCCTGGGTTATATCTCCTGTTTTGGGAGGTGTTATAGCGGCCTCTTTTCTTTTCGCGATTAAAAAGACCATCATTTTCCAGGAAGATAAAATCACCGCAGCAAAGAAGTGGATACCTCTGTATGTGGCTCTGATGTCGTGGGCGTTCGTAACCTATCTGACCATAAAAGGGCTTAAAAAGGTCTGGCCCGATATAGTCGCGTTTGTAAACTCCATAATCGCCATACTGCCCGTAACTAAAAAACCGCCTTTCCTTGTGGCTTTGATATTCGGTTTTTTTGTTTCTGTCGCCGTCTTTTTCTATGTAAAAAGATATATCTATAAAAAGAGTTCAAACCTTGAAAACAGCAGAGAGAGCATAGGAAGACTCTTCAATGTGCCGCTTATTTTCGCTGCCGCACTTCTGAGTTTCGCTCACGGGGCGAACGACGTTGCAAACGCCATCGGTCCTTTGGCCGGTATAAACGATGCGATAATGAGCGGTGAGATAGCAAAAAAAGCTGAGATTCCCATGTGGGTTATGATCGTGGGCGCTGTGGGTATTTCCCTGGGCCTTGCGCTTTACGGTCCCAAGCTTATCAAAACGGTGGGGAGCGAAATAACGGAGCTTGACCAGATGAGGGCTTTTTGTATAGCTCTGGCGGCGGCTATTACCGTTATCATAGCTTCTCAGCTTGGACTTCCCGTAAGCTCTACCCATATAGCCGTAGGAGGAGTTTTCGGAGTCGGTTTTCTGCGTGAGTATCTCATGAGACTCGAGAACAAAGATGAAGAGCTTAAAGAGAGTATCCAGCAGGTGCATCTGGATACGGAGATGGAAAAACTCAATGAGTACGAAAGAGCTCTCGAATCCCTTGGTGATCTGAAAAAAGCGGATCCTTTCGTGGTTAAAGCTTTGATAGAGAAAATAAACCGCGAAAAAGAGGTGATAGCCAACATCGTCAACGGTGAAATCAAGCTGACCAAGATCGAGAAAAAGGCGCTGAAAGTGGTAAAAAAACATCAGCTTGTAAAAAGAAGCGCTCTGAAAATGATAGTTGCCGCCTGGCTCATCACCGTTCCTGCCGCAGCGACCCTTGCAGCAATGTTCTTCTTTATGCTCAGAGGGATACTTTTGCCATAG